A section of the Paenibacillus odorifer genome encodes:
- the nth gene encoding endonuclease III, whose protein sequence is MKAADVRHILDTIGDLFPDAHCELNHSNAFELTIAVLLSAQCTDATVNKVTEDLFQKYKAPIDYISVPLEELEGDIRRIGLYRNKAKHIQSLCSILIEQYGGEVPEAHDLLVTLPGVGRKTANVVVSNAFGVPAIAVDTHVERVAKRLALAGWKDSVLEVEKKLMKAVPRDEWTLTHHRLIFFGRYHCKAQNPKCQVCPLLDVCREGKKRMKTAVVRKAKDHTPKS, encoded by the coding sequence ATGAAAGCTGCAGACGTCCGCCACATTTTGGATACGATTGGAGATTTGTTTCCGGATGCACATTGCGAGCTGAATCACAGTAACGCTTTTGAATTGACAATAGCGGTGCTGCTGTCAGCCCAATGTACGGATGCAACGGTGAACAAAGTGACCGAGGACCTGTTCCAAAAGTACAAAGCCCCCATCGATTATATTTCTGTGCCGCTGGAGGAATTGGAGGGGGATATCCGGCGCATCGGCTTATATCGTAACAAAGCTAAGCATATCCAAAGCCTGTGCTCTATACTCATAGAACAGTATGGCGGAGAAGTGCCTGAGGCACATGACTTGCTTGTAACGTTGCCAGGAGTAGGTCGTAAAACCGCTAACGTAGTAGTATCCAACGCATTTGGAGTTCCTGCCATTGCTGTGGACACTCATGTGGAGCGGGTTGCTAAACGACTTGCATTGGCAGGCTGGAAAGATTCTGTGCTGGAAGTGGAGAAAAAGCTGATGAAGGCTGTGCCACGTGATGAATGGACGCTCACGCATCACCGGCTAATCTTTTTCGGACGATATCACTGTAAGGCTCAGAATCCAAAATGTCAGGTTTGTCCGCTCCTTGATGTATGTCGAGAGGGCAAAAAACGTATGAAAACGGCTGTCGTCAGGAAAGCTAAAGATCATACGCCAAAAAGTTAA